In Candidatus Eremiobacterota bacterium, a single window of DNA contains:
- a CDS encoding secondary thiamine-phosphate synthase enzyme YjbQ, with translation MHVHRASLEVATSGGGQVIDITSQVAAEVTRSSILEGLATVFVPGATAAVTTIEYEDGLVADFARTWEELVPEGRRYAHNVRWGDGNGHSHVRASMLGPSLSVPVEKGALILGTWQQIILVDFDNRPRSRRYVCQVMGLRGGE, from the coding sequence ATGCACGTTCACAGGGCCTCTCTTGAGGTGGCCACCTCGGGCGGCGGGCAGGTGATTGACATTACCTCCCAGGTCGCGGCGGAAGTGACGCGCTCCTCGATTCTGGAGGGTCTTGCCACGGTCTTTGTGCCGGGTGCCACGGCGGCGGTGACGACAATCGAGTATGAGGACGGCCTCGTGGCTGACTTTGCCCGCACCTGGGAGGAGCTTGTTCCCGAAGGGCGCCGTTATGCCCACAATGTGCGATGGGGTGACGGAAATGGCCATTCCCATGTGAGGGCAAGCATGCTGGGGCCCTCGCTTTCCGTTCCTGTTGAGAAGGGCGCACTGATCCTGGGAACCTGGCAGCAGATAATCCTTGTGGATTTTGACAACCGTCCGCGGTCTCGCCGGTATGTGTGCCAGGTGATGGGCCTTCGCGGGGGTGAATGA
- the argF gene encoding ornithine carbamoyltransferase, translating to MPQAMKGRSLISVSDLASEEIHALLRTADKLKIEQRTGIAHKCLEGKTLAMIFEKPSTRTRVSFEVGVSQLGGHALYLSSSDMQLKRGETIGDTAKVLSRYVNGIMARVFAHQTVAELAAHSTVPVINGLSDDEHPCQILGDLFTVQEKFGRLKGLKLAYFGDGNNVAHSLLLGAALVGMHIHTAHPEGYFPNEAFVEKAKALALMNGGSVTVGSDPNDAARDAEVLYTDVWVSMGQDDQGGKKNHFLPYRIDGKLLSQSRKNAVVLHCLPAHRGEEITNEVLDGPQSAVFDQAENRLHIQKAILASLM from the coding sequence ATGCCGCAAGCGATGAAAGGAAGAAGCCTCATATCGGTAAGCGACCTTGCGAGTGAAGAGATACATGCCCTGCTCAGGACTGCCGACAAGCTCAAGATTGAGCAGAGAACGGGCATCGCCCACAAGTGCCTCGAGGGAAAGACCCTTGCCATGATTTTTGAGAAGCCCTCAACAAGGACGAGGGTCTCCTTTGAAGTGGGAGTGAGCCAGCTCGGCGGTCATGCGCTCTATCTCTCCTCATCGGACATGCAGCTGAAGCGCGGCGAGACCATAGGCGACACGGCAAAAGTGCTCTCCCGTTATGTGAACGGCATCATGGCCCGCGTGTTCGCCCACCAGACAGTGGCCGAGCTTGCGGCGCACAGCACCGTTCCGGTGATTAACGGCCTTTCTGACGACGAGCATCCCTGCCAGATCCTGGGGGATCTTTTCACCGTCCAGGAGAAATTCGGAAGGCTCAAGGGGCTCAAGCTCGCTTATTTCGGCGACGGCAACAATGTGGCGCACAGCCTCCTCCTGGGGGCGGCCCTCGTGGGGATGCACATTCACACGGCCCACCCTGAAGGGTATTTCCCCAATGAAGCCTTTGTGGAAAAGGCCAAGGCACTCGCCCTCATGAACGGAGGCAGCGTCACCGTGGGATCCGATCCGAATGATGCCGCCCGCGATGCAGAGGTGCTCTATACGGACGTATGGGTAAGCATGGGGCAGGATGACCAGGGCGGCAAGAAGAACCACTTCCTCCCCTATAGAATCGACGGCAAGCTTCTCTCCCAGAGCAGAAAGAACGCCGTGGTCCTTCACTGCCTCCCGGCCCACAGGGGCGAGGAGATTACCAACGAGGTCCTCGACGGCCCCCAGTCGGCCGTCTTTGACCAGGCGGAAAACAGGCTCCACATCCAGAAAGCCATCCTGGCATCCCTTATGTAA
- a CDS encoding S8 family peptidase, which yields MTAPVGKSGPEYFSYQQMVDLNKVMESPGYKGPKAEEAAPRASQPSDTLDVIIISKPTKSGSKGSARTLGKNLVEKGVTVEDQLKTIGGVSAKVKPEQMEQLKQEGYIVYDNSPRTLVPGIPKVRLEGNNWDMPKIDPVTMTGADKLQEKGFDGTGKTVAVVDSGFENPKFELKAWKDMAGESSVPDDAVGHGTHVAGCVNQMAPEAEIVAVRVMGPDGTGKPSDIVKGIEWVINNKEKLNIDVMNLSLGAGPDGYPYYYDPINMAVEEAIDKGITVVSAAGNSGPEPQTIGGPADDPKGITVGAGLNAKKVSDFSSRGPTDDGFEKPDIVAPGEYIVSWMVPDSQMGKTAQIVQTLRNMSIDQLTELLMKKPELIEAFGLPENILEYPDKEREKMIKTSLPPMFVTDKEHMAAPGTSFAAPLVSGIAADLKEANPRLSPEDIKSVLMETADSMGSQYGVYDQGKGFVDAKEAMDKATGKG from the coding sequence ATGACAGCACCAGTAGGAAAATCAGGTCCTGAATACTTCAGCTATCAGCAGATGGTTGATCTCAACAAGGTCATGGAATCGCCAGGCTACAAGGGGCCGAAGGCCGAAGAGGCGGCACCCCGCGCCTCCCAGCCCTCAGACACCCTCGACGTCATCATCATATCGAAGCCCACGAAGTCGGGCTCAAAGGGGAGCGCGAGGACCCTTGGGAAAAACCTCGTGGAGAAAGGCGTCACCGTCGAGGATCAGCTCAAGACCATAGGCGGCGTCTCGGCGAAAGTGAAGCCCGAGCAGATGGAGCAGCTCAAGCAGGAAGGCTATATTGTCTATGACAACTCGCCGCGGACCTTGGTGCCGGGCATCCCCAAGGTGAGGCTCGAGGGCAACAACTGGGACATGCCCAAGATTGACCCCGTCACGATGACAGGCGCTGACAAGCTCCAGGAAAAGGGCTTTGACGGCACGGGCAAGACAGTGGCTGTCGTTGACTCAGGATTCGAGAATCCGAAGTTCGAGCTCAAGGCCTGGAAGGATATGGCAGGGGAAAGCAGCGTTCCCGATGATGCCGTGGGCCATGGCACCCACGTGGCAGGGTGCGTGAACCAGATGGCCCCGGAAGCAGAGATTGTGGCAGTTCGCGTCATGGGCCCCGACGGCACGGGGAAGCCCTCCGATATCGTGAAAGGCATCGAATGGGTCATCAACAACAAGGAAAAACTCAACATCGACGTGATGAACCTCTCGCTCGGCGCAGGGCCCGACGGCTATCCCTACTATTACGACCCCATCAACATGGCCGTGGAAGAGGCCATTGACAAGGGAATCACCGTCGTGAGCGCTGCAGGAAACAGCGGCCCCGAGCCCCAGACCATAGGCGGCCCCGCCGACGACCCGAAGGGGATCACCGTGGGCGCCGGGCTGAACGCGAAAAAGGTGAGCGACTTCTCAAGCCGCGGCCCCACCGACGATGGCTTTGAAAAGCCCGATATCGTCGCCCCCGGGGAATATATCGTGTCCTGGATGGTGCCCGATTCCCAGATGGGAAAAACGGCCCAGATCGTCCAGACCCTGAGGAACATGAGCATCGACCAGCTCACCGAACTGCTGATGAAGAAACCGGAGCTCATCGAGGCCTTCGGCCTCCCCGAGAACATCCTGGAGTACCCGGATAAGGAACGGGAAAAGATGATCAAGACCTCCCTTCCCCCCATGTTCGTCACTGACAAGGAACATATGGCGGCGCCTGGAACTTCCTTTGCCGCCCCCCTCGTCTCGGGAATCGCCGCCGATCTCAAGGAGGCGAATCCCAGGCTCAGCCCTGAGGATATCAAGAGCGTGCTGATGGAGACTGCCGACAGCATGGGAAGCCAGTACGGCGTCTATGACCAGGGGAAGGGCTTCGTGGACGCGAAGGAAGCCATGGACAAGGCGACGGGCAAAGGCTAA
- a CDS encoding serine/threonine-protein kinase, with protein sequence MGELKEGKVLKGRYEIARIIEETPDHVLYLAHDKLSHGAALSVREIKAKTKSGKSSRVELAQKEAQILSSLSHPGIPRFVDFFTGVDCHYFITEFIEGDPLEVLLKSRGTPFEFKDVAPWALQLCDIVTYLHTKEKPIIVRGIQPSSIVLTFKNDIKLTNFGMARQFDEIKTIDTVFVWNPGYTSPEQYGKQKSDVRSDIYSFGATFYNLLTNQDVGSMNFNFPSPAAFNSTIPSGAESIVMKCLAINPDERYQMISEVKEDILKLDTSSRSEPSSRNTEAPRKAGIIDKLFGFMKKR encoded by the coding sequence TTGGGGGAACTGAAGGAAGGGAAAGTTCTCAAGGGGCGTTATGAGATCGCCCGGATCATTGAGGAGACTCCCGACCATGTGCTCTACCTTGCCCATGACAAGCTTTCCCATGGTGCCGCCCTCAGTGTGAGGGAGATAAAAGCCAAGACCAAGAGCGGGAAAAGCTCCCGCGTTGAGCTTGCCCAGAAAGAGGCGCAGATACTCTCGTCGCTCTCGCACCCGGGCATCCCCAGGTTTGTGGACTTTTTCACCGGTGTGGACTGTCATTACTTCATCACCGAGTTTATTGAGGGCGATCCCCTTGAAGTGCTCCTCAAGAGCCGGGGCACCCCCTTCGAGTTCAAGGACGTGGCTCCCTGGGCCCTTCAGCTCTGCGATATCGTCACCTACCTCCATACCAAGGAAAAGCCGATCATTGTCCGGGGCATTCAGCCTTCAAGCATCGTGCTCACCTTCAAAAACGATATCAAGCTCACCAATTTCGGGATGGCCCGGCAGTTTGACGAGATAAAGACCATTGACACGGTCTTTGTATGGAACCCCGGCTACACTTCACCTGAACAGTACGGCAAACAGAAGTCCGACGTGCGGTCTGATATTTACAGCTTCGGCGCCACCTTCTACAACCTGCTCACCAACCAGGACGTGGGCTCGATGAATTTCAACTTCCCCTCCCCCGCTGCTTTCAACAGCACCATACCCTCCGGGGCTGAGTCCATTGTGATGAAATGCCTGGCCATCAATCCCGATGAGCGGTACCAGATGATCTCGGAGGTCAAGGAGGATATCCTGAAGCTCGACACCTCCTCGAGGAGCGAGCCGTCATCAAGGAATACCGAGGCGCCCCGCAAGGCAGGCATCATTGACAAGCTCTTCGGCTTCATGAAGAAAAGGTAA